A stretch of the Solirubrobacterales bacterium genome encodes the following:
- a CDS encoding sulfite exporter TauE/SafE family protein, whose translation MDIAIIFFGFGIGVLVGMTGMGGGALMTPLLILLFGVSPTTAIGTDILYAAITKTVGGWRHYRLKTVNMGLVLWLAVGSVPSAVFGVQLVAWVEKQIGAEKLDSLVYAVLGGTLLMLGVITLARALILARTLNERDTFKIERRHKVAAVVIGATTGFVIGVTSAGSGTVVAILLIAVFRLTPKHVVGTDVFHAAIVLWAAGIAHFGHGNVDLGLAGNILIGSIPGVVLGTALIGKVPQDKIRVALGVVLVLSGFATVQKGDPLVWPIAALVAGLGFTLILMAPRWYQRFRPASAIRAETEAAQAGKQEANASSSAPAETDSGSGPDSPRE comes from the coding sequence TTGGACATCGCAATCATCTTCTTCGGATTTGGCATCGGCGTGTTGGTCGGAATGACCGGTATGGGTGGTGGTGCCTTGATGACCCCGCTTCTGATCCTGCTCTTCGGGGTTTCGCCGACCACGGCGATCGGAACCGACATTCTCTACGCGGCGATCACCAAGACCGTCGGTGGGTGGCGTCACTACCGGCTGAAGACCGTGAACATGGGTCTGGTCCTCTGGCTGGCGGTCGGCTCGGTGCCGTCCGCGGTCTTCGGGGTTCAGCTGGTCGCCTGGGTGGAGAAGCAGATCGGCGCGGAGAAACTCGACTCGCTGGTCTACGCGGTACTCGGCGGCACCCTGCTGATGCTGGGTGTGATCACCCTGGCCCGCGCCCTGATCCTGGCCCGGACCCTGAACGAGCGTGACACTTTCAAGATCGAGCGCCGGCACAAGGTTGCCGCCGTGGTGATCGGGGCCACCACCGGTTTCGTGATCGGGGTCACCTCGGCCGGTTCCGGCACCGTGGTGGCGATCCTCCTGATCGCGGTTTTCAGGCTCACTCCCAAGCACGTGGTCGGGACTGACGTGTTCCACGCGGCGATCGTGCTCTGGGCGGCCGGAATCGCCCACTTCGGCCACGGCAACGTCGATCTCGGCCTGGCCGGAAACATCCTGATCGGCTCGATCCCGGGCGTGGTGCTCGGCACCGCCCTGATCGGCAAGGTTCCGCAGGACAAGATCCGGGTGGCGCTCGGAGTCGTCCTGGTGCTGTCCGGGTTCGCGACCGTCCAGAAGGGCGACCCGCTGGTCTGGCCGATCGCGGCGCTGGTTGCCGGACTCGGATTCACCCTGATTCTGATGGCACCCCGCTGGTATCAGCGGTTCCGTCCCGCCTCGGCGATCAGGGCGGAAACGGAAGCGGCCCAGGCCGGGAAACAGGAGGCCAACGCCTCCTCATCGGCTCCGGCCGAGACCGACAGCGGGTCCGGCCCCGACTCTCCCCGGGAATAG
- a CDS encoding ATP-binding cassette domain-containing protein — MSAILSARDVGHSFGGLTALAGVDLAVGEGEIISLVGSSGCGKSTLLELIAGLGHPDRGEIAIKGGVTAAARLASCAWMPQRDCLLPWLPALDNAALAARNQGRSRRAARAEADEMFRRVGLAGFERTMPDELSGGMRQRVAFLRTFLSGKALLLLDEPFASLDALTRGELQEWLLPLLREEGRSVILVTHDIEEALYLSDRVAVLSPRPARVSAWMAGLRDETGTRRHVVSAAAFNRRREQLSDLLQAGRNGNPDGDPE, encoded by the coding sequence GTGAGTGCGATCCTTTCGGCCCGGGATGTCGGCCACAGCTTTGGCGGGTTGACCGCGCTCGCGGGTGTCGATCTGGCAGTCGGGGAAGGTGAGATCATCAGCCTTGTCGGATCCTCGGGATGCGGCAAGTCGACCCTGCTCGAACTGATCGCCGGGCTCGGCCATCCCGACCGCGGTGAGATCGCGATCAAGGGCGGAGTTACGGCCGCGGCGCGGCTTGCTTCCTGCGCCTGGATGCCCCAGCGGGACTGCCTGCTCCCCTGGCTCCCGGCGCTGGACAACGCGGCCCTGGCGGCCCGCAACCAGGGACGCTCCCGTCGGGCTGCCCGAGCCGAGGCCGACGAGATGTTCCGTCGAGTGGGGCTGGCCGGCTTCGAGCGGACCATGCCGGACGAACTCTCGGGCGGGATGCGCCAACGAGTGGCGTTTCTCCGGACCTTTCTGTCCGGCAAGGCGCTGCTGCTGCTCGACGAGCCGTTCGCCTCCCTCGACGCCCTGACCCGAGGTGAGCTTCAGGAGTGGCTGCTGCCACTGCTCCGGGAGGAGGGCCGTTCGGTCATCCTGGTCACCCACGACATCGAGGAAGCGCTCTACCTGTCCGATCGGGTTGCGGTGCTCTCCCCCCGGCCAGCCCGGGTGAGCGCCTGGATGGCCGGCCTGCGCGATGAGACCGGTACCCGCCGGCACGTGGTGAGTGCGGCCGCCTTCAACCGCCGCCGGGAGCAGCTCTCCGATCTGCTTCAGGCCGGCCGGAACGGCAACCCGGATGGGGATCCAGAGTGA
- a CDS encoding ABC transporter permease: MRRWLPPLILLAGLVGLWQIAASSGLMADLLNLESFLVPSPAEIGSVLWSDRGILADNARVTAVEILAGFLVAFVTGLGVATLFHLSGLMRRAGYPLVVASQTIPVILIAPVLVVWFGYGIGPKLAVIALICFFPITVNALDGLRRTDPDAIRMMRSLDASRRRIFFAVEVPTALPQILSGARIAAAVAVIGAVFGEWAGSDTGLGHLILQDNAQLNTARMFAAVVVLSAVALALYALLGLLERRLIRWR, translated from the coding sequence GTGAGACGGTGGCTGCCGCCCCTCATTCTGCTCGCAGGGTTGGTCGGTCTCTGGCAGATCGCGGCGTCCAGCGGTCTCATGGCCGACCTGCTCAACCTCGAGTCCTTCCTGGTCCCGTCACCGGCCGAGATCGGCTCGGTGCTCTGGAGCGACCGCGGAATTCTCGCCGATAACGCCCGGGTCACCGCTGTGGAGATCCTGGCCGGTTTCCTGGTTGCCTTCGTGACCGGCCTCGGGGTCGCCACTCTCTTTCACCTGTCCGGGCTCATGCGACGGGCCGGCTACCCGCTGGTGGTCGCATCACAAACCATCCCGGTGATCCTGATCGCCCCGGTACTGGTGGTCTGGTTCGGCTACGGCATCGGACCGAAACTGGCCGTGATCGCCCTGATCTGTTTCTTCCCGATAACCGTCAATGCGCTCGACGGGCTGCGCCGGACCGATCCCGACGCGATCAGGATGATGCGGTCGCTGGATGCGAGCCGGCGCCGGATCTTCTTTGCGGTCGAGGTCCCGACCGCCCTGCCACAGATCCTCAGCGGAGCGCGAATCGCGGCTGCCGTGGCGGTGATCGGAGCGGTCTTCGGGGAGTGGGCCGGTTCCGACACCGGACTCGGCCATCTGATCCTTCAGGACAACGCCCAGCTGAACACCGCACGGATGTTCGCTGCAGTTGTGGTGCTCTCGGCCGTGGCCCTGGCCCTCTACGCCCTGCTCGGGTTGCTGGAGCGGCGCCTGATCCGTTGGCGATAG
- a CDS encoding ABC transporter substrate-binding protein, giving the protein MRKISLIALSLALAVLVTACGTKSEQESGPPDRETFSVALDWYPNPDHAGFLVAEEKGYFKDAGLDVSLSSPSDPALPIKLVAAGKADVAISYEPEVLLARQQGLDVVAVASLVDQPLTSMIWLKKSKIKRVRDLKGKTVSTAGIAYQDAYLRTILKRAGLAPGQVKQVSVGQALLPSILSGRAKATLGPLWNIEGVQLKLEGRKPVINPVDRLGVPTYSELVLVAKGSRLESDPDPVRLFIAALARGTAAAVAEPEAATRAVLNANTALDPKVTEAQVRTTLPLLRRGGLKGTDQPFGYMDTAKWQYFISWMVEQKVLESSQMAVDALTNDYLPSSPIDAG; this is encoded by the coding sequence ATGAGAAAGATCTCGCTCATCGCCCTGTCGCTCGCCCTCGCGGTTCTGGTCACCGCCTGCGGCACCAAGTCGGAGCAGGAAAGCGGCCCGCCGGATCGCGAGACTTTCTCCGTTGCCCTCGACTGGTACCCGAATCCGGACCACGCCGGTTTCCTGGTGGCCGAGGAGAAGGGCTACTTCAAGGACGCGGGCCTGGATGTCTCCCTGAGCTCGCCGAGCGATCCCGCGCTGCCGATCAAGCTGGTCGCGGCCGGCAAGGCGGATGTGGCGATCTCCTACGAGCCGGAAGTTCTTCTCGCCCGTCAGCAGGGACTCGACGTGGTCGCGGTGGCGAGTCTTGTCGACCAGCCGCTCACCTCGATGATCTGGCTGAAGAAGTCAAAGATCAAGCGGGTCCGTGACCTCAAGGGCAAGACGGTGTCCACCGCCGGGATCGCCTACCAGGACGCATATCTCCGGACGATCCTGAAACGGGCCGGACTCGCGCCGGGCCAGGTCAAACAGGTCTCGGTCGGCCAGGCGCTGCTGCCCTCGATCCTTTCCGGACGGGCGAAGGCCACGCTGGGACCACTCTGGAACATCGAGGGGGTTCAGCTCAAGCTCGAGGGCAGGAAGCCGGTGATCAATCCGGTCGATCGGCTCGGTGTGCCGACCTACAGCGAACTGGTGCTGGTCGCCAAGGGCAGCCGGCTGGAGAGCGACCCGGATCCGGTGCGGCTGTTCATTGCCGCTCTCGCCCGGGGTACCGCTGCAGCTGTGGCCGAACCCGAGGCGGCTACCCGGGCCGTCCTCAACGCCAACACCGCCCTGGACCCGAAGGTCACCGAGGCCCAGGTCCGGACCACCCTGCCGCTGTTGCGGCGGGGAGGCCTCAAGGGAACCGACCAACCCTTCGGGTACATGGACACCGCGAAGTGGCAGTACTTCATCAGTTGGATGGTCGAGCAGAAGGTGCTGGAGAGCAGTCAGATGGCGGTCGACGCCCTGACCAACGACTATCTGCCTTCCTCCCCGATCGACGCCGGCTGA
- a CDS encoding hydantoinase B/oxoprolinase family protein: protein MTIAAAGSEPGSRSDVGPIGWDGLTLREMLERSDRLFAETGHYAGLEQLELKSTDPIGFEKLFSRVRGGLVSARETALNISASPIVRELGELCFALYTPDGDSIALSTGIIVHVHTMSEALKYFVRGGWEENPGIRPGDIFANNSPTIGNVHPADVQTFVPIFHEGELVAWAGGVTHVVDIGASTPGGVPVGPTYVFEDGIDLHGERIGEGDEIAAGHLERIKRMTRAPMYYLLDEKTRLAGCHMIRDAVERLIADEGVDRFKRFSREVIEDTRRSFKSTVRRMTVPGRYRAPGFFDTQFANKDSLPIVARRDFIMHGCYEMRFGEDGVMEVDLDGSSAWGWHAMNATPAGIQGMTWLVLTQTLICNDKINDGGYLATRGNYPVGTWTNKGDSIASSSVPWPPLFVTFTGYLRGLSRALQSRGFIEEVMTSYHEPSAFQGGGVDHFGNNSGFVNFELAAGGMGAKYVLDGLDYGAAPFNPEGDLGDCEMWELLAPFIYLGRQVKASSAGIGRHRGGSGFESLFMTWNTPHYEVQTLGMAKTFTSPGIFGGYPASTAYVHILKGSDLAERAARGEAYPTGDGSYDRPAMFDLEGERTYLQDALRTLEPAANGDLFLMVYKGGGGVGDPLLRSGSAVERDVAEGHLLPAYAESAYAVSDRDEARAERLRRARPTAEWWAEQRDRILAGELIEPVRGMLAESMRLSPRFAAEYRGFWDLPEDFEFEAVTPTVAAAAAEPGKVTPQEAVAEYLSRSSVQLPAEDRSGAIEGRAVTTETLGEMLDGRLSRRAVKEIQSGFKDRGRFDAWIDLLQSRAGSEDPIVLPVGEGLNVVLRRSDGELVIRTDAGADLCRWDENWKMHAVVRVRDSEESLREIYPKMGHADPDWMELREFYCPLSGALLEVEAVPPGYPVVHDFLPDLPGFYSGWLGRDLPS from the coding sequence ATGACCATTGCGGCTGCCGGATCCGAACCCGGATCCCGATCCGACGTCGGTCCGATCGGCTGGGACGGACTCACCCTGCGCGAGATGCTGGAACGTTCCGACCGGCTCTTCGCCGAGACCGGGCATTACGCCGGGCTCGAGCAGCTCGAACTGAAGAGCACCGATCCGATCGGCTTCGAGAAGCTGTTCAGCCGGGTCCGTGGCGGACTGGTCTCTGCCCGTGAGACCGCGCTCAACATCTCGGCCTCCCCGATCGTTCGTGAACTGGGGGAGCTCTGCTTCGCCCTCTACACCCCGGATGGCGACTCGATCGCCCTCTCGACCGGGATCATCGTTCACGTACACACGATGTCGGAGGCGCTCAAGTACTTCGTCCGCGGGGGCTGGGAGGAGAACCCGGGGATCCGGCCGGGGGACATCTTCGCCAACAACTCGCCGACCATCGGCAACGTCCATCCGGCCGACGTCCAGACCTTCGTCCCGATCTTCCACGAGGGCGAGCTGGTGGCCTGGGCGGGCGGGGTGACTCACGTGGTCGACATCGGTGCCTCGACCCCCGGCGGGGTGCCGGTCGGGCCGACCTACGTGTTCGAGGACGGAATCGATCTCCACGGGGAACGGATCGGTGAAGGGGACGAAATCGCCGCCGGGCACCTCGAACGGATCAAACGGATGACCCGGGCCCCGATGTACTACCTGCTGGACGAGAAGACCCGGCTGGCCGGATGCCACATGATCCGGGACGCGGTCGAACGGCTGATTGCCGACGAGGGGGTGGACCGGTTCAAGCGGTTCAGCCGCGAGGTGATCGAGGACACCCGCCGGTCCTTCAAGTCGACCGTCCGGCGAATGACGGTGCCCGGTCGCTACCGGGCGCCCGGATTCTTCGACACCCAGTTCGCGAACAAGGACTCGCTGCCGATCGTCGCCCGACGGGACTTCATCATGCATGGCTGTTACGAGATGCGGTTTGGCGAGGACGGGGTCATGGAGGTCGACCTCGACGGCAGCTCGGCCTGGGGCTGGCACGCGATGAACGCGACCCCGGCCGGGATCCAGGGGATGACCTGGCTGGTTCTCACCCAGACCCTGATCTGCAACGACAAGATCAACGACGGCGGCTACCTGGCCACCCGGGGGAACTATCCGGTCGGGACCTGGACCAACAAGGGCGACTCGATCGCCTCCTCCAGTGTGCCCTGGCCACCACTGTTCGTCACCTTCACCGGGTATCTGCGCGGACTCTCCCGGGCGCTCCAGAGCCGCGGGTTCATCGAGGAGGTGATGACCTCCTACCACGAACCCTCGGCCTTCCAGGGCGGAGGTGTGGATCATTTCGGCAACAATTCCGGCTTCGTCAACTTCGAGCTGGCGGCCGGCGGGATGGGGGCGAAGTACGTGCTCGACGGTCTCGACTACGGGGCCGCCCCGTTCAATCCGGAGGGTGACCTCGGTGACTGCGAGATGTGGGAGCTGCTGGCGCCGTTCATCTATCTCGGTCGTCAGGTCAAGGCCTCCTCGGCCGGGATCGGCCGTCACCGCGGCGGGTCCGGCTTCGAGTCACTGTTCATGACCTGGAACACCCCTCACTACGAGGTGCAGACCCTGGGGATGGCCAAAACCTTCACCTCACCCGGAATCTTCGGGGGATACCCGGCCTCGACCGCCTACGTCCACATTCTCAAGGGGTCCGATCTGGCCGAACGGGCGGCACGGGGCGAGGCCTACCCGACCGGGGACGGCAGCTACGACCGACCGGCCATGTTCGACCTGGAGGGTGAGCGGACCTATCTCCAGGACGCCCTGCGGACCCTGGAGCCGGCCGCCAACGGCGACCTCTTCCTGATGGTCTACAAGGGCGGTGGCGGGGTCGGTGATCCGCTGCTCAGATCCGGGTCGGCGGTCGAGCGGGATGTGGCCGAGGGGCATCTCCTGCCGGCCTACGCCGAGAGCGCCTACGCGGTATCCGACCGGGACGAGGCCCGGGCCGAGCGGTTGCGGAGGGCCCGTCCGACCGCCGAGTGGTGGGCGGAGCAGCGGGACCGGATCCTCGCCGGGGAGCTGATCGAGCCGGTCCGGGGGATGCTGGCCGAGTCGATGCGGCTCTCGCCCCGGTTCGCCGCCGAGTACCGGGGGTTCTGGGACCTGCCGGAGGACTTCGAGTTTGAAGCCGTGACCCCGACCGTGGCCGCGGCCGCAGCCGAGCCCGGCAAGGTCACGCCGCAGGAGGCGGTCGCGGAGTACCTGTCGCGCAGTTCGGTTCAGCTGCCCGCCGAGGACCGGAGCGGGGCGATCGAGGGCCGCGCGGTCACCACCGAGACCCTGGGGGAGATGCTCGACGGCAGGCTTTCGCGCCGGGCGGTCAAGGAGATCCAGTCCGGGTTCAAGGACCGCGGTCGTTTCGACGCCTGGATCGACCTGCTTCAGTCCCGGGCGGGCTCCGAGGACCCGATCGTGCTGCCGGTCGGCGAGGGGCTGAATGTGGTTCTGCGTCGGAGTGACGGCGAACTGGTGATCCGTACGGACGCCGGTGCCGATCTCTGTCGCTGGGACGAGAACTGGAAGATGCATGCGGTCGTCCGGGTTCGCGACAGCGAGGAGTCGCTGCGCGAGATCTACCCGAAGATGGGCCACGCGGACCCCGACTGGATGGAGCTGAGGGAGTTTTACTGTCCGTTGAGCGGGGCGCTGCTCGAGGTCGAGGCGGTCCCGCCGGGCTATCCGGTGGTGCATGACTTCCTGCCCGACCTGCCCGGTTTCTACAGCGGATGGCTGGGTCGGGATCTGCCTTCCTGA